In Pristiophorus japonicus isolate sPriJap1 unplaced genomic scaffold, sPriJap1.hap1 HAP1_SCAFFOLD_4067, whole genome shotgun sequence, the genomic window CcttcagtgtgagtgagtgaggtgcagtctggACAGTCCTGcagtcttgtgtgctcttgttatTTGTATATTTTCAGATAAAGCTGTGAAAGAATCGAATAGAATTTCTCATTTAAATCTGCAGCTTGTGTTGGTCTCCAAAAGGCTTCAACAATTTTCCAACAAAAGTTGGAATCTGGGATCAGGTTGGGATAACGAGCTTCAGTAAAGTGGGATTGAATTGGGTTGGTATTCTCCGCGACGGGAGTGTCTCCGGATTGCCAAGGTGCGGGGGGGTTTAAATGTCTCTCTGTGTGTTTCAGACACGATGGCTACAGCATCGAACAGCTGCATCCAGTTCACCAGACATGCCAGCGATGTTCTCTTTAATCTCAACCGCCTGCGATCACGGGACATCCTGACTGACGTCACTATCCTGGTGGACCGTCAGCGATTCCGAGCGCACAAAACGGTGCTCATGGCCTGCAGGTAGGACCCGTGCAGACTCCGCAAATCACAGACTTCGCAAATCACAGCCATAAAGTACAATACAATCTTGTAACAAGGTGAAGGAAATGCCCCTGCCTGCCCTGTGGGCCTctgtttcccccgacactctgtttcccccccccccccccccccccccccggacactctgtcctccacctgccccccccccattcccccccccggacactctgtccctcccccccgacacccccgtACTGTGGCccctctgtctctttccccccgccccttgTGATTGGCTGGCAGGGGTTACAATTTAGGGTAACCATGGCAATGTCCGTTTCCTTTCCGCCTGGTCACATGCTCAGCAGCTGGTGGGACCGTAGCCAGTGGAGCACCAGTGACTGGGCAACTCTCGAAAACCCAGCAAGGTCTCTGCGCGCGTCTCTCTCCATCTGCGTTTGTCTCTCTCCATCTGCGTGTGTCTCTGTTGCACTGACAAAATGTTGATTATTCTCGGTTTTCAGCGGCCTGTTCTACGCCATCTTCACTGATCAGATGAAGTTTAACTTGAATTTGATTAGTCTGGACCCTGACGTTGACCCAGAGGGATTTGGAATTTTGCTGGATTTCATGTATACCTCGCGCCTGCCCCTGAGGGACAGCAGCATCATGGTGGTGATGAGCACCGCCCTTTACCTGCAGATGGACCACGTGGCAGGCACTTGCCGCAGGTACCTGCAGTCCAGGTGAGACAACTGGCCATTTGGTTTGTGCATAAATCTGACCTAATCCTTTTCAAAGTGGAACaacattatgcaggtacagcaagcgatcaggaagacaaatagcatgttggcctttattgcaagggggttggagtatcagagtaaggaagtcctgctacaattgtacagggccttggtgagaccgcacctggagttttggtctcctttacctaaggaaggatatacttgccatagagggagtgcaacgaaggttcaccagactgattcctgggatgggaggtttgtcctatgaggaaagattgagtagactaggccgatattctctagagtttagaagaatgcgaggtgatctcattgaaacacacacaattcttacagggcttgacagtgtagatgcagggaggatgtttcccctgggctggggagtcgagaaccaggggtcacaatctcaggataaggggtcggccatttaggactgagatgaggaatttcttcactcggggtggtgaatctttggaattctctacccagcaggctgtggatgctcagtctcttGAGTATACTcgagcaaaaacagggaggcagaatattatctgaatggtgacagattaggaaaaggggaggtgcaacgagacctgggtgtcatggtacatcagtcattgaaagttggcatgcaggtacagcaggcagtgaagaaggcaaatggcatgttggccttcatagcgagagggtttgagtataggagcggggaggtcttactgcaattgtacagggccttggtgaggccacacctggagtattgtgtacagttttggtctcctaacctgaggaaggacattcttgctattgagggagtgcagcaaaggttcaccagactgattcctgggatggcaggactgacatatgaagaaagactggatcaactgggcttgtattcactggaatttagaagaatgagaggggatctcatagaaacatatcaaattctgacggg contains:
- the LOC139250662 gene encoding B-cell lymphoma 6 protein homolog: MATASNSCIQFTRHASDVLFNLNRLRSRDILTDVTILVDRQRFRAHKTVLMACSGLFYAIFTDQMKFNLNLISLDPDVDPEGFGILLDFMYTSRLPLRDSSIMVVMSTALYLQMDHVAGTCRRYLQS